A region of Gloeocapsopsis sp. IPPAS B-1203 DNA encodes the following proteins:
- a CDS encoding flavin prenyltransferase UbiX, translating into MAPQRRTPPHDTGSPSPLILGVSGASGLIYAVRALKFLLAAEYAVELVASKSTYMVWQAEQNIRMPVEPLQQEQFWRQQAGVGVEQGKLYCHHWGDVGASIASGSYRTLGMVVIPCSMSTVAKLAAGLSSDLLERASDVQLKEGRKLVLVPRETPFSLIHLRNLTMLAEAGARIVPAIPAWYHKPQTIEDLVDFVVARALDQLDIDCIPIQRWQGRD; encoded by the coding sequence GTGGCTCCTCAACGGAGGACACCTCCGCACGACACTGGCTCTCCCTCACCCCTGATCTTAGGAGTTTCTGGAGCATCAGGGTTAATTTACGCTGTTCGTGCGCTCAAGTTTCTCTTAGCTGCTGAATACGCAGTCGAACTCGTTGCTTCTAAATCAACGTACATGGTTTGGCAAGCTGAGCAAAATATCCGGATGCCAGTAGAACCCTTGCAGCAAGAGCAGTTCTGGCGGCAGCAAGCTGGTGTTGGTGTGGAACAAGGAAAACTCTACTGTCACCACTGGGGCGATGTGGGAGCGAGTATTGCCAGCGGCTCCTACCGCACTCTCGGTATGGTTGTCATTCCCTGTAGTATGAGTACTGTAGCTAAGCTTGCGGCTGGGCTGAGTTCAGACTTGCTTGAGCGGGCATCAGACGTGCAACTAAAAGAAGGACGCAAATTGGTTCTTGTACCGCGCGAAACTCCTTTTAGTTTAATTCACTTAAGAAACTTAACAATGCTGGCTGAAGCTGGTGCAAGAATTGTTCCGGCAATTCCTGCTTGGTACCACAAACCGCAAACAATTGAAGATTTAGTTGATTTTGTTGTTGCCCGTGCTTTGGATCAGCTTGATATTGATTGTATTCCCATTCAACGATGGCAGGGACGTGATTAG
- a CDS encoding thioredoxin domain-containing protein, which produces MTNRLAQAQSLYLRKHAENPIDWWTWCDEALATAKAENKPIFLSIGYSSCHWCTVMEGEAFSDAAIAEYMNAHFIPIKVDREERPDLDSIYMQALQMMVGQGGWPLNIFIAPDDLVPFYGGTYFPVEPRYGRPGFLQILQAIRRYYDTEKQDLLARKAAILEAIQKSAVLPQTQQSAEDLLRKGIETNTSVITPHDYGTQFPMMPYAELALRGTRFHHSWRYDIKQVCQQRGLDLATGGIFDHVGGGFHRYTVDPTWTVPHFEKMLYDNGQIVEYLANLWAAGVQEPAIERAIALTVQWLKREMTASEGYFYAAQDADSFTHPNETEPEEGAFYVWTYNELQQILSPAELAEVEQQFTVTPQGNFEGQNVLQRRHFDQLSESVEQALSKLFTVRYGAALESLDVFPPAQNNQEAKTQNWSGRIPVVTDTKMIVAWNSLMISGLARAYAVFKKADYLEAALAAAHFILNHQSVNGRFHRLNYEGQTSVIAQSEDYALFIKALLDLHQVMQEKDEPAAWQFWLEKAIALQAEFDEYLWSIELGGYYNTASDASQDLIVRERSYADNATPAANGVAIANLMQLALLTEDLTYLDKAEQGLQAFSSIMDSAPQACPSLFLALDWYRNCTLIRSTPKQLESLLGEYLPTSVLAVATDLPTNALALVCQGLSCLPPISSQAELLEQVWQSQIRGEERGGASALRRCPPL; this is translated from the coding sequence ATGACTAATCGCCTTGCCCAAGCTCAAAGCCTTTACTTACGCAAACACGCAGAAAATCCGATTGACTGGTGGACTTGGTGTGATGAAGCTTTGGCAACAGCAAAAGCAGAAAACAAGCCTATTTTTCTTTCCATAGGCTATTCTAGTTGCCACTGGTGTACTGTCATGGAAGGGGAAGCCTTCTCAGATGCGGCGATCGCAGAGTATATGAATGCTCACTTTATCCCCATAAAAGTAGATCGCGAAGAACGACCTGACCTCGATAGCATCTACATGCAAGCTTTACAAATGATGGTAGGTCAAGGGGGATGGCCATTAAATATTTTTATTGCTCCTGATGATTTAGTTCCGTTTTATGGAGGTACTTACTTCCCTGTAGAACCGCGCTATGGGCGTCCAGGTTTTTTACAAATATTACAAGCAATTCGCCGCTACTACGACACTGAAAAACAAGACTTACTGGCGCGTAAAGCTGCGATCTTAGAAGCAATTCAAAAAAGTGCGGTCTTACCTCAAACTCAACAATCTGCTGAAGATCTCCTGCGTAAAGGAATAGAAACTAATACTAGTGTTATTACACCGCATGATTATGGCACGCAATTTCCGATGATGCCCTATGCCGAGTTAGCGCTACGTGGTACTCGGTTTCATCATTCTTGGCGTTATGACATTAAACAAGTGTGTCAACAGCGTGGCTTAGATTTAGCCACAGGTGGAATTTTTGATCATGTTGGTGGTGGATTTCATCGTTACACTGTCGATCCGACATGGACAGTGCCGCATTTTGAAAAGATGCTCTACGACAATGGTCAAATCGTGGAGTATCTCGCGAATTTATGGGCTGCTGGAGTTCAAGAACCAGCAATTGAGCGAGCGATCGCATTAACTGTGCAATGGCTCAAGCGAGAAATGACAGCTTCTGAAGGTTACTTTTATGCAGCGCAAGATGCTGATAGTTTCACTCATCCAAACGAAACTGAGCCAGAAGAAGGCGCTTTCTACGTTTGGACTTATAATGAGTTGCAACAGATCCTCTCGCCAGCAGAATTAGCGGAGGTGGAGCAACAATTTACCGTAACTCCCCAAGGCAATTTTGAAGGGCAAAATGTTTTACAGCGGCGACACTTTGATCAGTTAAGTGAGAGCGTAGAACAGGCGTTATCCAAGCTTTTCACTGTACGTTATGGTGCAGCATTAGAGTCGTTGGATGTGTTTCCACCAGCGCAAAATAATCAAGAAGCAAAAACTCAAAATTGGTCTGGTCGTATTCCTGTAGTAACAGATACAAAAATGATTGTTGCTTGGAATAGCTTAATGATTTCTGGGCTAGCAAGAGCGTATGCAGTTTTCAAAAAAGCGGACTATTTAGAGGCTGCGCTCGCAGCGGCTCACTTTATTTTGAATCATCAGAGTGTGAATGGACGCTTTCACCGTCTGAATTACGAGGGACAAACAAGTGTGATTGCTCAATCTGAGGATTATGCTTTGTTTATTAAAGCCTTGCTAGATTTGCACCAAGTCATGCAGGAAAAAGACGAACCAGCTGCTTGGCAATTTTGGTTAGAGAAGGCGATCGCGCTGCAAGCTGAATTTGATGAGTATTTGTGGAGCATAGAGCTAGGTGGTTACTATAACACCGCGAGTGATGCAAGTCAAGATCTCATTGTCCGCGAACGAAGCTATGCTGATAATGCGACTCCAGCAGCTAACGGAGTGGCGATCGCAAATTTAATGCAGCTAGCCTTATTAACCGAAGACCTGACTTATCTTGACAAAGCTGAGCAAGGGTTACAAGCTTTTAGTAGTATCATGGATTCTGCTCCGCAAGCCTGCCCAAGTTTATTTTTAGCTTTAGATTGGTATCGCAACTGCACTCTCATTCGCAGTACTCCAAAGCAGTTAGAGAGTCTTCTGGGTGAGTATCTACCAACAAGTGTCCTTGC
- a CDS encoding LapA family protein, which translates to MPVLRLLLLLVVLGGLTLLLLQNWSPVLPLVFLGGRSLALPLAVWILLSIAAGAFSALLIAGLFKTSNYFAQSQVKRRSIGDRTSPRQNQRTVKQEYTTAASATSSSASASTTSDTIDDWSSDNSTDDDWDFAENTTPQESRPDTTIQDSKTYEVRPNPSSNQSSVYSYSSNEPKNSSVGKTESIYDADYRVITPPYGSRTNTTEEDEDWGFEDDEFEDENNSPLK; encoded by the coding sequence ATGCCTGTTTTGCGACTACTTTTGCTATTGGTGGTGTTGGGAGGACTAACTTTGTTGCTGTTGCAAAACTGGTCCCCCGTCCTTCCACTTGTCTTTTTGGGTGGGCGATCGCTAGCGCTACCACTAGCGGTGTGGATTTTACTCAGCATAGCTGCTGGAGCATTTTCTGCATTACTAATCGCGGGTTTATTCAAAACGTCAAATTATTTCGCTCAAAGCCAAGTAAAGCGGCGTAGTATTGGCGATCGCACCTCACCACGTCAAAATCAACGTACTGTCAAGCAAGAATACACAACAGCAGCGAGTGCTACATCTTCATCAGCATCCGCGTCTACAACGAGTGACACAATTGATGATTGGAGTAGCGATAATTCTACAGACGATGACTGGGATTTTGCAGAAAACACAACACCGCAAGAATCTCGCCCAGACACAACTATCCAAGACTCTAAAACTTACGAAGTCAGACCTAATCCTAGCAGCAATCAATCTTCTGTTTACTCGTATAGTTCTAACGAACCAAAAAACTCCAGTGTTGGTAAGACTGAATCAATCTATGATGCTGACTATCGTGTGATTACGCCACCTTATGGTAGTAGGACAAATACAACGGAGGAAGACGAGGATTGGGGCTTTGAGGATGACGAGTTTGAGGATGAGAATAATTCACCCTTGAAATAA
- the clpP gene encoding ATP-dependent Clp endopeptidase proteolytic subunit ClpP, translating into MKLRKAKTTSKFSMIPIVIEQSGRGERAFDIYSRLLRERIIFLGQQIDANLANLIVAQLLFLDAEDSEKDIYLYINSPGGSVMAGMGIFDTMNHIRPDVCTICTGLAASMGAFLLSAGTKGKRMSLPNARIMIHQPLGGAQGQATDIEIQAKEILYHKRRLNEYLAAHTNQPMERIEQDTERDFFMSPDEAQNYGLIDQVINRTSVGNRPVAVAS; encoded by the coding sequence ATAAAATTAAGAAAAGCTAAGACAACGAGCAAATTTAGCATGATTCCTATTGTTATTGAACAATCAGGTCGCGGTGAACGCGCCTTCGATATTTACTCTCGATTGTTGCGCGAGCGGATTATTTTTTTGGGACAACAAATCGATGCCAATTTAGCAAACTTAATTGTTGCCCAACTCTTATTTCTTGATGCCGAGGACTCAGAAAAAGACATTTATCTGTATATCAACTCTCCTGGTGGTTCTGTAATGGCAGGAATGGGAATTTTTGATACGATGAATCACATTCGACCGGATGTTTGTACGATTTGTACTGGACTTGCAGCAAGTATGGGGGCTTTTCTGCTCAGTGCTGGTACGAAAGGTAAGCGAATGAGTTTACCAAATGCTCGCATCATGATTCACCAACCCTTGGGAGGTGCGCAAGGACAAGCAACTGATATTGAAATCCAAGCTAAGGAGATTTTGTACCACAAGCGCCGTCTTAATGAGTATTTGGCAGCGCACACAAATCAGCCAATGGAGCGGATCGAGCAAGATACAGAACGGGACTTTTTTATGTCTCCCGATGAAGCTCAAAACTACGGACTCATCGATCAAGTCATTAACCGTACTTCAGTTGGTAATCGTCCTGTAGCAGTTGCGAGTTAG
- a CDS encoding NB-ARC domain-containing protein yields MHSKTKLVESQFTAAEELWNLDKLYMDLAKAKEKSLTAVERSLLRGLLCGYSPAEIASIIYQNRSSSTVRVYLSNGLYKYIEEMLSFQTGDSVKIQNWSRVAQLLEKAGYRNLTAKINDASTPLPNQHLDNIVTTPKQDWGEAIDAQIFYGRNQELRSLQQWIVDDRCRIVALLGMGGIGKTALSVKIAEQVQGHFQYVIWRSLCFAPRIEDILEQLLQFFATESISPAKDTHAQISQLLQYLRAFRCLIVLDGLEAILDTGDRSFQYIEGYQGYAEFIRRLGESPHQSCLVFTSREQPHEIAAIQGTALPVRVLKISGLSCTEVASILQVKGVVNFSEEECDFLVDYYSGNPLFIKIAATVIQDVFANNITKLIAQESINFSEMREVIAQQLSRLSVLEEQVLYWLTLNPQFNLVSNLQSKIPLDASNLEILDAIAFLQRRNIVDSNASQIIQKKCFTAYIVEQLSDRIYQSIKNHQDISFLKKGNIQSYLSTVAKTDKFYSKFI; encoded by the coding sequence ATGCACTCTAAAACAAAGCTAGTGGAGTCACAATTTACAGCCGCAGAGGAACTCTGGAATTTAGACAAGCTGTACATGGATTTAGCCAAAGCAAAGGAAAAGTCTTTGACTGCTGTAGAAAGATCATTGCTTAGAGGATTACTGTGTGGCTACAGTCCAGCAGAGATAGCCAGCATTATTTATCAAAACCGTAGTAGCAGTACAGTCAGAGTTTATTTATCAAATGGATTATATAAGTATATAGAAGAGATGTTGAGTTTTCAAACAGGAGACTCGGTTAAAATTCAAAATTGGAGTCGCGTTGCTCAACTACTAGAAAAGGCGGGATATAGAAATTTAACTGCCAAGATAAATGATGCATCTACTCCGCTGCCAAATCAACACTTAGATAATATCGTGACAACGCCCAAACAAGATTGGGGCGAAGCAATTGATGCTCAAATATTTTACGGACGAAATCAAGAACTGCGATCGCTACAGCAATGGATTGTTGACGATCGGTGTCGCATTGTTGCCCTGCTAGGCATGGGTGGGATTGGTAAAACAGCTTTATCAGTAAAAATTGCTGAACAAGTTCAAGGACATTTTCAATATGTTATTTGGCGATCGCTTTGCTTCGCACCACGCATAGAAGATATATTAGAGCAACTGCTGCAGTTTTTTGCGACTGAATCAATTTCCCCTGCTAAAGATACCCACGCTCAAATTTCGCAGCTTTTACAATATCTCCGCGCTTTTCGTTGCCTGATTGTACTTGATGGTCTTGAGGCTATTTTAGATACTGGCGATCGCTCTTTTCAATATATCGAAGGCTACCAAGGCTATGCCGAGTTCATTCGACGTCTTGGAGAATCGCCACATCAAAGCTGCTTAGTTTTTACTAGCCGAGAACAACCTCATGAGATTGCAGCTATCCAAGGTACCGCCTTACCAGTGCGAGTATTAAAAATTTCAGGACTCAGTTGTACTGAGGTTGCTTCAATTTTGCAAGTTAAAGGAGTTGTCAATTTCTCCGAAGAAGAATGTGACTTTCTTGTTGATTACTATTCTGGTAATCCCTTATTTATTAAAATTGCTGCGACAGTAATTCAAGACGTATTTGCTAATAATATTACCAAACTTATAGCACAGGAAAGTATTAATTTTAGCGAGATGAGAGAAGTTATTGCTCAGCAGTTATCTCGTTTATCTGTGCTAGAAGAACAAGTTTTGTACTGGCTAACACTAAATCCTCAGTTTAATTTAGTCTCGAATCTACAAAGCAAAATACCACTCGACGCTTCAAACTTAGAAATTTTGGATGCGATCGCTTTTCTACAACGACGAAACATTGTAGATAGTAATGCTTCTCAGATTATTCAAAAAAAGTGTTTCACTGCTTATATAGTTGAACAATTAAGCGATCGCATCTATCAAAGTATCAAAAATCATCAAGATATCTCTTTTCTAAAAAAGGGAAATATTCAAAGTTATTTGAGCACAGTAGCCAAAACTGACAAGTTTTATAGCAAATTTATTTGA
- a CDS encoding ribonuclease R family protein has product MEFSIATLLANFHDDKLVAAKVLEKKLDCLEDTSLTKLHITLEVLEKIGILAKERGKYRRLPEEGVIEAKLRCSSKGFCFAIQDEEGAEDIYIRESHLSTAWNGDRVLVRLTKEGSRRRSPEGEVRLILERANHSLLARLKQTEKGFRAVPLDDRLLFEIDLAPSDINLTEAIEHLIHVEILRYPLGQSPPLGRVVQVLGGSAEAAADIDLVCCKHDLPRSFSESLLAAAANLPSQITKTEIKQRLDLRSLLTIAIVTQERADAACIENALTLEKTSEGRWRLGIHITDVAHYILTDSPLDKEALKRGSSVYLRDTVLPLFPEAVQERCSLIAGSDRLAMSVLLILDSNTGQIVEFEIQPTVIAVDQHISEQQTQAIIKAQQAALNGQQEPTEPTSNELPTAVVELIRQLSAISQAAQTQRHQRGSFELKLPQEDYPYYDEGSLGVVVADDAPVKSLLTELLLLGNQAIAQHLQTLEIPAIYRTQPAPDSEDVQEMIKLASNLGVELQLEQEDNISSADFQAFTEQFAQVPDSEQVLTYLLQATLKPSVYSVAPQSHFGLALPTYARGNSPLWRYADLLLQRVLHTLFEQGRDRRTTRAKERVNLRHSSAHGNVTWNVLPPDIQQELETDLARLVVQLNDREKEVQEAEEDLAGLQKAQLMKQRTGEVFQGLITGVQSYGFFVEITVPDANGKQLRVEGLVHVSSLKDDWYEYRARQQALFGRKSRTAYRLGDRVAVQVKNVDYYRQQIDLVTVNGDAEGDLLQDEGLLEDNDDDFNSDLEDLNSDSDFYLDEE; this is encoded by the coding sequence ATGGAATTTTCAATCGCTACATTACTTGCGAATTTTCATGATGATAAATTAGTTGCTGCCAAGGTACTAGAGAAAAAACTAGATTGTCTCGAAGACACTAGTCTAACGAAGCTACATATCACCTTGGAAGTCCTCGAAAAAATTGGCATCTTAGCTAAAGAACGTGGTAAGTATCGACGCCTACCCGAAGAAGGAGTTATTGAAGCCAAACTCCGCTGTTCGAGTAAGGGATTTTGCTTTGCAATCCAAGACGAAGAGGGCGCAGAAGATATTTATATCCGCGAAAGCCATTTAAGTACGGCATGGAATGGCGATCGCGTTTTAGTTCGACTGACAAAAGAAGGTAGCCGTCGTCGCAGTCCTGAAGGAGAAGTTCGCTTAATTTTAGAACGCGCCAATCACAGCTTACTCGCACGGCTAAAACAAACTGAAAAAGGTTTTCGTGCCGTTCCTCTAGATGACCGCTTATTATTTGAAATTGACTTAGCACCAAGCGATATCAACTTAACAGAAGCAATTGAACACCTCATCCATGTCGAAATTTTGCGCTATCCATTAGGACAGTCGCCACCACTAGGTCGAGTGGTACAGGTTCTAGGCGGAAGTGCAGAAGCAGCTGCGGATATTGACTTAGTTTGCTGTAAACACGATCTGCCACGCAGTTTTAGTGAAAGCTTACTAGCTGCAGCTGCCAACTTGCCGAGTCAAATCACCAAAACTGAAATTAAACAGCGACTCGATTTGCGATCGCTCCTCACAATAGCGATCGTCACCCAAGAAAGAGCAGACGCTGCCTGCATTGAAAATGCTTTGACTTTAGAAAAAACTTCAGAAGGAAGATGGCGCTTAGGAATTCACATCACAGATGTTGCCCATTACATCTTAACCGATTCACCTTTAGATAAAGAAGCCCTCAAACGAGGTAGCAGTGTTTACTTAAGAGACACAGTATTACCACTGTTTCCTGAAGCTGTTCAAGAACGCTGCTCATTGATAGCGGGTAGCGACAGATTAGCGATGTCTGTGCTGCTTATTCTTGACTCTAATACTGGACAAATTGTTGAGTTTGAGATTCAACCTACGGTAATCGCGGTCGATCAACACATCAGCGAACAACAAACACAAGCCATTATCAAAGCACAACAAGCAGCACTCAATGGTCAACAGGAACCAACTGAGCCGACGTCTAATGAGTTACCCACCGCAGTTGTTGAACTGATCCGCCAGCTATCTGCTATTAGCCAAGCAGCACAAACCCAAAGGCATCAACGTGGTAGCTTTGAACTAAAACTACCTCAAGAAGATTACCCCTACTATGATGAGGGGTCATTGGGAGTGGTTGTCGCCGATGACGCACCAGTGAAATCGTTACTAACCGAGTTGCTGTTGTTAGGAAATCAGGCGATCGCACAACATCTACAAACTTTGGAAATTCCTGCAATCTATCGCACTCAACCTGCTCCTGATTCTGAAGATGTGCAGGAGATGATCAAGTTGGCAAGCAATCTCGGTGTAGAACTGCAACTTGAGCAAGAAGACAATATTTCATCGGCTGACTTTCAAGCGTTTACCGAGCAATTTGCGCAAGTACCTGACTCTGAGCAAGTACTGACATATCTTCTGCAAGCGACACTTAAGCCAAGTGTTTACAGCGTTGCTCCCCAATCGCACTTTGGTTTAGCCTTACCAACTTACGCTCGAGGAAATTCGCCTTTATGGCGTTATGCTGATTTACTATTGCAGCGCGTGTTACACACCTTATTTGAGCAAGGACGCGATCGCCGGACAACACGAGCCAAAGAGCGGGTGAACCTACGACATAGTTCTGCTCACGGTAATGTCACGTGGAATGTCTTACCACCAGATATTCAGCAAGAGTTAGAAACAGATCTTGCCAGACTTGTTGTGCAACTGAACGATCGCGAAAAAGAAGTACAAGAAGCCGAAGAAGATCTCGCTGGGTTGCAAAAAGCACAATTAATGAAACAGCGGACTGGAGAAGTTTTTCAAGGGCTGATCACTGGTGTTCAATCTTACGGCTTTTTTGTAGAAATTACGGTTCCAGATGCTAATGGTAAACAACTACGCGTTGAAGGGTTAGTTCACGTTAGCTCGCTCAAAGACGATTGGTATGAGTATCGCGCGCGGCAACAAGCACTCTTTGGTCGTAAAAGTCGTACTGCTTACCGCTTAGGCGATCGCGTTGCTGTCCAAGTGAAAAATGTAGACTACTATCGCCAACAAATTGATTTAGTCACAGTCAATGGTGACGCCGAAGGCGATCTACTCCAAGATGAGGGTTTGCTAGAAGATAACGACGACGATTTTAATTCTGATTTGGAAGATCTTAATTCCGATTCTGATTTTTATCTTGACGAGGAGTAA